One genomic window of Mustela erminea isolate mMusErm1 chromosome 13, mMusErm1.Pri, whole genome shotgun sequence includes the following:
- the HPS4 gene encoding Hermansky-Pudlak syndrome 4 protein isoform X1, translating into MATTTSTEPTSASWWNYFFLYDGSKVKEEGDPTRAGICYFYPPQTLLDQQELLCGQIAGVVRCVSDISSSAPTLVRLRKLKFAIKVDGEYLWVKDPLFPYGYPVVPMPWLRKLSHLDSFGSFADDQVLGCAVELPDISCKQFLDQVIGVFNFYNGPVSLAYKNHSQEDLRTEWDTFIEQILRNTSDLHKIFCSLWNLDRTQVEPLLLLKAALILQTCQRSPHILAGCVLYKGLIVSTQLPPSLMAKVLIQPAASRHQRRPAGGGGPQEQGAALPPNVQILPVFLTKEEATSLHEFPREQSASPAAAPARLQERPARQPPCPQSTVAPTDKTTGHVEAMAWMLAATPESACPDGAWPDGSGENGHLPGHDLEEVRPANLHSPARDEGPGLGCSLAKEFHLTCGEEEPDLSAIHIPEAQETGASSGYFAFPSMGAPDGGGPCFEEFVSVSGDREPEPPDALPVVMAFSSLLSPSAPEMLSQNGALKQHDDLPEDSSQAPFPREDHLSRRTSRPRSWPCSDLRQRGTMLPMREQGLECVGVHDNCSAPSSSDLAESQDDSGSPADRRDPRSTPASCMGLVPMTLYTHSVNGLVLSLLAEEPLLGDDVAIEEVYHSSLASLNGLEVHLKETLPKDVAASPSRMYNFTHYDRIQNVLTTNLPQAATSQDRRFLRAISLMHSDFAQLPALYEMTVRNASTAVYACCSPAQETYFQQLAAAARSSGFPSPQDGAFSLPGKAKQKLLKHGVNLL; encoded by the exons GTGGAATTATTTCTTCCTATATGATGGTTCAAAGGTAAAGGAAGAAGGAGATCCGACAAGAGCTGGCATTTGTTATTTCTACCCCCCTCAG ACCCTGCTTGACCAGCAGGAGTTGCTCTGTGGACAGATTGCGGGCGTCGTGCGCTGTGTCTCGGacatctcctcctctgccccGACCCTCGTCCGTCTGCGGAAGCTGAAATTTGCCATAAAGGTGGACGGAGAGTACCTTTG GGTCAAAGATCCTCTTTTTCCCTACGGATATCCAGTGGTTCCAATGCCATGGTTGAGAAAACTCTCCCACTTGGATTCCTTTGGCTCCTTTGCTGATGATCAG GTCCTGGGCTGTGCTGTGGAGCTCCCTGACATTAGCTGCAAACAGTTTCTGGATCAGGTCATTGGAGTCTTCAACTTTTACAATGGACCTGTATCTCTGGCTTACAAG AACCACTCTCAGGAAGACCTACGCACCGAATGGGACACCTTCATTGAACAGATTCTGAGGAACACCAGCGATCTGCACAAGATATTCTGTTCCCTCTGGAACCTGGACCGGACTCAG GTGGAGCCCCTGTTGTTGCTGAAGGCAGCGCTAATCCTGCAGACCTGCCAGCGCTCACCTCACATTCTCGCCGGCTGCGTCCTCTATAAGGGACT GATTGTTAGCACCCAGCTCCCACCCTCCCTCATGGCCAAGGTCCTGATTCAGCCAGCTGCGTCTCGGCACCAG AGAAGACCTGCAGGAGGGGGTGGCCCACAGGAACAGG GAGCAGCGCTCCCCCCGAATGTCCAGATCTTGCCTGTGTTCCTGACCAAAGAGGAGGCCACCAGTCTCCATGAATTCCCAAGGGAGCAGTCAGCCAG CCCTGCTGCAGCACCAGCCAGACTCCAGGAGCGCCCAGCCCGGCAGCCTCCATGCCCTCAGAGCACCGTTGCCCCGACAGACAAGACCACTGGCCACGTGGAAGCCATGGCCTGGATGTTGGCAGCCACTCCTGAGTCTGCGTGTCCTGATGGAGCCTGGCCAGATGGCAGTGGGGAGAATGGGCACTTGCCTGGCCATGATCTGGAGGAGGTCAGGCCTGCAAACCTGCACAGCCCTGCCAGGGACGAGGGTCCCGGTCTTGGCTGCTCCCTGGCAAAGGAATTTCATCTTACCTGCGGGGAGGAGGAACCAGACTTGTCTGCCATCCACATTCCAGAAGCTCAGGAAACAGGAGCATCCTCGGGTTATTTTGCCTTCCCAAGTATGGGTGCCCCAGATGGTGGTGGTCCTTGCTTTGAGGAATTTGTTAGCGTCTCTGGTGACCGGGAACCCGAGCCACCTGACGCCCTGCCTGTGGTCATGGCCTTCAGCAGCCTCCTCTCTCCATCCGCTCCTGAGATGCTCAGCCAGAATGGAGCCCTGAAACAGCACGATGACCTCCCAGAGGACAGCAGCCAAGCCCCCTTTCCCAGGGAAGACCACTTGTCCAGAAGGACGAGCAGGCCTCGGTCTTGGCCTTGCTCAGACTTGAGGCAGAGAGGAACCATGCTGCCCATGAGGGAACAGGGCCTGGAATGTGTTGGGGTTCACGACAACTGCTCAGCACCCAGCAGCTCAGACTTGGCAGAGTCTCAGGATGACAGCGGTTCCCCTGCAGACAGAAGGGACCCCAGGTCAACCCCAGCATCCTGTATGGGCCTTGTGCCAATGACGCTCTACACCCACAGTGTTAACGGGCTGGTGCTGTCCCTGCTGGCCGAGGAGCCGCTGCTGGGCGACGATGTCGCCATCGAGGAGGTG TACCACAGTAGCCTGGCGTCCCTGAACGGGCTGGAGGTCCACCTGAAGGAGACGCTTCCCAAAGACGTGGCTGCCTCCCCCAGCAGGATGTACAACTTCACGCATTATGACCGCATCCAGAATGTGCTGACCA CAAACCTGCCACAGGCGGCCACCTCCCAGGACCGCCGCTTCCTCCGGGCCATCAGCCTCATGCACTCAGACTTTGCCCAGCTGCCCGCGCTGTACGAGATGACTGTTAG GAATGCCTCCACTGCGGTGTACGCGTGTTGTAGCCCGGCCCAGGAGACCTACTTCCAGCAGCTGGCTGCAGCGGCACGGAGCTCCGGCTTCCCCAGCCCGCAGGACGGCGCCTTCAGCCTCCCGGGCAAAGCCAAGCAGAAGCTGCTGAAGCATGGGGTGAACCTGCTATGA
- the HPS4 gene encoding Hermansky-Pudlak syndrome 4 protein isoform X2, translating into MATTTSTEPTSASWWNYFFLYDGSKVKEEGDPTRAGICYFYPPQTLLDQQELLCGQIAGVVRCVSDISSSAPTLVRLRKLKFAIKVDGEYLWVLGCAVELPDISCKQFLDQVIGVFNFYNGPVSLAYKNHSQEDLRTEWDTFIEQILRNTSDLHKIFCSLWNLDRTQVEPLLLLKAALILQTCQRSPHILAGCVLYKGLIVSTQLPPSLMAKVLIQPAASRHQRRPAGGGGPQEQGAALPPNVQILPVFLTKEEATSLHEFPREQSASPAAAPARLQERPARQPPCPQSTVAPTDKTTGHVEAMAWMLAATPESACPDGAWPDGSGENGHLPGHDLEEVRPANLHSPARDEGPGLGCSLAKEFHLTCGEEEPDLSAIHIPEAQETGASSGYFAFPSMGAPDGGGPCFEEFVSVSGDREPEPPDALPVVMAFSSLLSPSAPEMLSQNGALKQHDDLPEDSSQAPFPREDHLSRRTSRPRSWPCSDLRQRGTMLPMREQGLECVGVHDNCSAPSSSDLAESQDDSGSPADRRDPRSTPASCMGLVPMTLYTHSVNGLVLSLLAEEPLLGDDVAIEEVYHSSLASLNGLEVHLKETLPKDVAASPSRMYNFTHYDRIQNVLTTNLPQAATSQDRRFLRAISLMHSDFAQLPALYEMTVRNASTAVYACCSPAQETYFQQLAAAARSSGFPSPQDGAFSLPGKAKQKLLKHGVNLL; encoded by the exons GTGGAATTATTTCTTCCTATATGATGGTTCAAAGGTAAAGGAAGAAGGAGATCCGACAAGAGCTGGCATTTGTTATTTCTACCCCCCTCAG ACCCTGCTTGACCAGCAGGAGTTGCTCTGTGGACAGATTGCGGGCGTCGTGCGCTGTGTCTCGGacatctcctcctctgccccGACCCTCGTCCGTCTGCGGAAGCTGAAATTTGCCATAAAGGTGGACGGAGAGTACCTTTG GGTCCTGGGCTGTGCTGTGGAGCTCCCTGACATTAGCTGCAAACAGTTTCTGGATCAGGTCATTGGAGTCTTCAACTTTTACAATGGACCTGTATCTCTGGCTTACAAG AACCACTCTCAGGAAGACCTACGCACCGAATGGGACACCTTCATTGAACAGATTCTGAGGAACACCAGCGATCTGCACAAGATATTCTGTTCCCTCTGGAACCTGGACCGGACTCAG GTGGAGCCCCTGTTGTTGCTGAAGGCAGCGCTAATCCTGCAGACCTGCCAGCGCTCACCTCACATTCTCGCCGGCTGCGTCCTCTATAAGGGACT GATTGTTAGCACCCAGCTCCCACCCTCCCTCATGGCCAAGGTCCTGATTCAGCCAGCTGCGTCTCGGCACCAG AGAAGACCTGCAGGAGGGGGTGGCCCACAGGAACAGG GAGCAGCGCTCCCCCCGAATGTCCAGATCTTGCCTGTGTTCCTGACCAAAGAGGAGGCCACCAGTCTCCATGAATTCCCAAGGGAGCAGTCAGCCAG CCCTGCTGCAGCACCAGCCAGACTCCAGGAGCGCCCAGCCCGGCAGCCTCCATGCCCTCAGAGCACCGTTGCCCCGACAGACAAGACCACTGGCCACGTGGAAGCCATGGCCTGGATGTTGGCAGCCACTCCTGAGTCTGCGTGTCCTGATGGAGCCTGGCCAGATGGCAGTGGGGAGAATGGGCACTTGCCTGGCCATGATCTGGAGGAGGTCAGGCCTGCAAACCTGCACAGCCCTGCCAGGGACGAGGGTCCCGGTCTTGGCTGCTCCCTGGCAAAGGAATTTCATCTTACCTGCGGGGAGGAGGAACCAGACTTGTCTGCCATCCACATTCCAGAAGCTCAGGAAACAGGAGCATCCTCGGGTTATTTTGCCTTCCCAAGTATGGGTGCCCCAGATGGTGGTGGTCCTTGCTTTGAGGAATTTGTTAGCGTCTCTGGTGACCGGGAACCCGAGCCACCTGACGCCCTGCCTGTGGTCATGGCCTTCAGCAGCCTCCTCTCTCCATCCGCTCCTGAGATGCTCAGCCAGAATGGAGCCCTGAAACAGCACGATGACCTCCCAGAGGACAGCAGCCAAGCCCCCTTTCCCAGGGAAGACCACTTGTCCAGAAGGACGAGCAGGCCTCGGTCTTGGCCTTGCTCAGACTTGAGGCAGAGAGGAACCATGCTGCCCATGAGGGAACAGGGCCTGGAATGTGTTGGGGTTCACGACAACTGCTCAGCACCCAGCAGCTCAGACTTGGCAGAGTCTCAGGATGACAGCGGTTCCCCTGCAGACAGAAGGGACCCCAGGTCAACCCCAGCATCCTGTATGGGCCTTGTGCCAATGACGCTCTACACCCACAGTGTTAACGGGCTGGTGCTGTCCCTGCTGGCCGAGGAGCCGCTGCTGGGCGACGATGTCGCCATCGAGGAGGTG TACCACAGTAGCCTGGCGTCCCTGAACGGGCTGGAGGTCCACCTGAAGGAGACGCTTCCCAAAGACGTGGCTGCCTCCCCCAGCAGGATGTACAACTTCACGCATTATGACCGCATCCAGAATGTGCTGACCA CAAACCTGCCACAGGCGGCCACCTCCCAGGACCGCCGCTTCCTCCGGGCCATCAGCCTCATGCACTCAGACTTTGCCCAGCTGCCCGCGCTGTACGAGATGACTGTTAG GAATGCCTCCACTGCGGTGTACGCGTGTTGTAGCCCGGCCCAGGAGACCTACTTCCAGCAGCTGGCTGCAGCGGCACGGAGCTCCGGCTTCCCCAGCCCGCAGGACGGCGCCTTCAGCCTCCCGGGCAAAGCCAAGCAGAAGCTGCTGAAGCATGGGGTGAACCTGCTATGA